In Pyrenophora tritici-repentis strain M4 chromosome 6, whole genome shotgun sequence, the DNA window AATGCTTCTACTTCAGCACAATGTAGTGTTGGCCCATGCTGTGAATGAGAGGTGATCGGCACTAGTTTGGCCGAACGCCGCGGCCCAGTTATTTTTTGTGCAGAGTACTGAACTTTTGCAACCGCGGCCGGCTTACACGACGCGACGCTACAGAGGGTGTAGTATAAGACCCGCTGGATTGACTACTGCGTGCACAATCATCCCCATGAACGTCTTCAAGCTCCTTTCGCGATCGTCAAAGGCGGCGCAAAGCTCGCCCGCGCAAAAGCTTCCTTCCTCGGGCGCCGCCGCCAACCCACAGCTGTTTGGCCATGATGAACCAGAAAAGCCGTCGCAAACCTCAGATACGAGTCGGAAACGGAAGCGAGGGCAAAATCTTGCAGATCCACCATCCAGTCCAACTGCATTGCCCGCAGATCTCGACTTCTTTGGTGGGGGCGCAAGCAAAGACACCGAGAGTAACGGAGATGGGCTGTCCAAGAAGCAGAGGAAGAAACTGAAGAAGCAAGAAATACAGGAGCAGGCGGAGTTGGAAAATGTATTGGACGAGATAGAAGAGGAGCCATATAATGTGGACGAGTGCAAGAGGATACTGCGTTCGCACAAACTGAAGGTTGCTGTGCTAGAAGACTTTGCGCCGAAAGCAGAAGAGCCGCGCTCAGAGAAGAAGTCAAAGAAGCggaagaaggagaaggatatcaaggagaagaagaaggaagcACACAAGGCACTCTACCCCCGACCGCTCACATCGTTTGCGCAACTACGGACTCAGTACGGTATATCGAGACGTCTGGCAGAGAACATAGCGGAGCAGGGATACAAGCTGCCTACTGAGGTTCAACTTGGAGCATTGCCACTGTTATTGGGAAAGAAGGGACGGAGTGAATCGAACGATGCTTCGCAGGAAGCCGAGAGCACTTCGGGCGCAGAATACAACGGGGACATTGATCTTCTGACGGTTGCGCCTACGGGTAGCGGAAAGACGATAGCGTTCCTCATACCCATTGTCAATGCGCTACTTTCCGAGGGCAAACCTGCAGATGGCCAGCAAGGACCGCGCGCTATAGTTCTTGCCCCTACACGAGAGCTTGCAGCGCAGATTGTCAATGAAGCGAGGAAACTGGCAAAGGGCACAGCAATAAAGGCTACGCTTATGAGAAAGGGCATGCAAGTGGTGAAAGAGTCAGATAGTGCGAACGATGATGTAGTAGGGTCTGCATCCGAGAATGAGGATGATGAATCTAGCTCCGATGAAGAGGAACAGGCAGAACCGAAGAAAAAGCAGGCAGGTCGACGAGCAGAGCTTGTAAAAGCCGCCATCCTCGTAGCAACGCCTCTCGCCATACTCAACGCTCTAAAGCGCAGAGATGGCACCGTCGCGAACCTTCCCAGCGTGTCCCAACTCGTCCTTGACGAAGCCGACGTCCTCCTCGACCCTCTATTCCGCGACCAGACTCTCGCTCTCTGGAACGCATGCAGCAACCCCAAACTACGCATCGGCCTCTGGTCAGCAACAATGGGCTCCAACATCGAAAGTCTCACAATCTCCACCCTCAACTCCCGCTGGACCACCCTTTCCTCATCCCAGCTGTCCCTCCCCCCCACGACCCCCGCTCATTCGCCTCGTCGTCGGTCTCAAAGACTCAGCCATACCAAACATAACCCACCAACTAACCTACGCGGCAACCGAGCCCGGCAAACTCCTGGGCCTCCGGCAACTCCTCCACCCAACAGCCGTATCCACCAGCTCTACACAACCCACACTCCGCCCCCCTTTCCTCGTCTTTACACAAACCATCCCCCGCGCCATCGCCCTGCACTCCGAACTCCTCTACGACATCCCCCCCCGAAGCCGGCGGCAGCACCCGCATCGCCGTGCTTCACGCCGACCTCTCGTCCTCCGCCCGCGACACGATAATGACGCGTTTCCGCAAAGGCGAAATCTGGGTCCTCATCACCACGGACCTACTCGCCCGCGGCGTAGATTTCCGCGGCTTAAACGGCGTGGTGAATTACGACGTCCCTGCTTCCGCGGCCGCGTACGTGCATCGTGTAGGTCGGACGGGGCGAGCGGGACGGGAAGGTGGCGTTGCGGTTACGTTTTACACAGAAGAAGATATCCCGTATATTCGGCTTGTGGCGAATGTTATCAAGGCGTCAGAGAAGCTGAGAGGTAACGGGGGTACAGAGGGCGAGGGGAGCGTGAAACAGTGGATGCTGGATGCGTTGCCGGTGCCTAGTAAGAGGGATAAGCAGACGCTGAAGAGGAGGGGCGTTGAGGCGAGACGGAAGGGGAAGGAGGGGGGTAGGATTAGTAGTAAGAGTGGGTATGATAGGAAGATTGAGAATATGAGGAGGGGGAAGATGGAGAAGGTAAGGAGGGAGAAGAGTGGTGCTGGTGGggggaagaagaaggatGAGAAGGATGAGGGTAGTACTGGTGCTGGTGGCGAGGAGAGCGGGTTTGAAGGGTTTGAGTAGGAGGGTGTAGTGTAGAGAGGGTGTAGTGTAGAGAGGGTGTAGTGTAGAGAGGGTTTTATGCTGGATAAAATTAGTTTCTTTCGTGGTATTTGATATCCACATGTGTTATCAACTCAATATTCACATTTCATTCTAGCCTTGTTCTCCCCTAGCCCAGCTTAGCTCTTTAATCAGCCAGCCAGCCACATTCTCTATAAGACGTATAACACATCCGCCTAAACCTAGATTAAATAAAAACCTTCACGTAGCGTATTAATGCTTATCCTGCTAGTCCCCTCTGTCTCCACTTACTCACCTACCTCCATCAGACCTCCTCGCCTTACCACACACTTCCGTGCGTTACTTACATATTTCACTTTCCCTGTCACTCCCATACCTCGCAGTCCTCTTCATACACGTCCTAGTGCACACTCCAGGAACAACATGAATGGTAATAGTGGTGGTAGAAAATTATTATGAGATTGCATGTATACTTCACTGTCCTGCTAGTCTTTTCTCGTCTTTGAGGGAGGTAAAGGTATGGGTGGGGTAAGGGTGAGGGAGAtagagaagaagaagaaaaagaagaagaagacagaAAGAGAGGGAAAAGAGAGAGTGTGTGTGTGGGGGGGGAGGGTGTTATGCAAGGCAAAGGCAAAGGGAAGGAGAAAGGGAAACTAAGAAAAATGGAGATTTATGCGAGGTTTTAGGTGGGTGGGTATGAATGAACAAGGTCACCTAGGTGTACATAAGACACTTGACAGTATAGGGTGGTAAGCATCTAACAGGCGTTATATGCCGACTACAGTGGCGCTTTTAAAATATttatgtcaagtatttcataACATCTAGGTGAGGTAAGAAGGGAATAGAGGCATGCGAAAAAGGCGAGTTTGCGAGTTCCTTTACAGAAATGAAAATACCAGG includes these proteins:
- a CDS encoding SrmB, Superfamily II DNA and RNA helicase codes for the protein MRKGMQVVKESDSANDDVVGSASENEDDESSSDEEEQAEPKKKQAGRRAELVKAAILVATPLAILNALKRRDGTVANLPSVSQLVLDEADVLLDPLFRDQTLALWNACSNPKLRIGLCPANSWASGNSSTQQPYPPALHNPHSAPLSSSLHKPSPAPSPCTPNSSTTSPPEAGGSTRIAVLHADLSSSARDTIMTRFRKGEIWVLITTDLLARGVDFRGLNGVVNYDVPASAAAYVHRVGRTGRAGREGGVAVTFYTEEDIPYIRLVANVIKASEKLRGNGGTEGEGSVKQWMLDALPVPSKRDKQTLKRRGVEARRKGKEGGRISSKSGYDRKIENMRRGKMEKVRREKSGAGGGKKKDEKDEGSTGAGGEESGFEGFE